Genomic window (Vibrio sp. NTOU-M3):
TGCATAGGCCTTATTTATGTATTGTCACTGACAAACATAGAAACACGTTAAGTTCCTAGTATTTGCAATGGTAACTGCAACAAAGTATCGCCTGTTCCTGCAAAGAACCAGATAATGCTAATCAAACCGCCGACTAGTGAAACGTACCAAAGCGCAGCGACAATTTGCCCGTAGCGATCAAGCGGCAGCAAATGACTTTGATGTCTCGAACGCCATTCAAGTACGATCTCTAATGTTCCCATCACAAGCAACAAACCAAACAGGGTTAACCCAAGCGAATAGCTAAGAACAACACCACCCAACGCCGCTAATGTACATAATGTAATGCCGGTAACACTGTTCATCGAGAAACTGATGCTCTTGAGGATATGTCCCCCGTCTAGCGGTAATATCGGAAGCAAATTAAATAGGTTAAGAAAGGCATTGAACGCAGCAAGCCCAGCAAAAAACATGTTTCCTGTGACGAGATAAATACACAGTAAAAGTAGCGATAAGATGAAACCAAAACACGGCCCCATTATTGAAATCACCACATCTTGCCAACGAGTGTTTATCTTCTCATCACTAAGAGCAAGGCCACCGAGGAAAGGAACTAAATAGATGCCTTTTGTTTTCATGCCAAAATACTTCATGGCTCTCACGTGACCATATTCGTGAATAACCAAACAGGCAATTAACGATATCGCGAATTGGAATGAAAACAGCCACGAATAAGCGGCCAGGCTGGCAGAAGCCAGCGCGACTTTAATTAGCTTGGCGCTTTTAAATGCCTTTAAGGCAAGTGATGCTAAACCGATGATGCTAAACTTTCTTTCCGCCTTAGGTGGATTGTAAGGCTTCTGACGTTCAATATCTTGAGTATCTCTATTTCCTTTGGTTACCACTTGGTCATTAAGCAACACTTGGTACGAAAAAGAAAAAGGTTGCCAACTAACTGTAGACTCTAACCGGCAATGTAGCTGTTGTTCTCCATCTGACAACGTAAATTCATGGACATCCTCATCCCCTCTGTCTGCATCTGCATCGAGCTGAGAAACCAACTGGTTGTTCCAAAAAAGCTGTTGCCATCCAGCCATCGAACCTTCTAACCGAAGAGGCTTGCCCAAAAAATCAATTGAAAGCAGTTCCAAATCTTGTTCCTTACCTATTTAGAATCGGATGGGATTATGACCTCTATGAGAATGAGCGTAAAGTGAGTTGTGTTATGTGACAGTGTCATGTTTAACCTTTTTGGTACGCAGCTGTTTACAA
Coding sequences:
- a CDS encoding site-2 protease family protein, producing the protein MELLSIDFLGKPLRLEGSMAGWQQLFWNNQLVSQLDADADRGDEDVHEFTLSDGEQQLHCRLESTVSWQPFSFSYQVLLNDQVVTKGNRDTQDIERQKPYNPPKAERKFSIIGLASLALKAFKSAKLIKVALASASLAAYSWLFSFQFAISLIACLVIHEYGHVRAMKYFGMKTKGIYLVPFLGGLALSDEKINTRWQDVVISIMGPCFGFILSLLLLCIYLVTGNMFFAGLAAFNAFLNLFNLLPILPLDGGHILKSISFSMNSVTGITLCTLAALGGVVLSYSLGLTLFGLLLVMGTLEIVLEWRSRHQSHLLPLDRYGQIVAALWYVSLVGGLISIIWFFAGTGDTLLQLPLQILGT